Proteins from a single region of Paenibacillus sp. BIHB 4019:
- a CDS encoding AAA family ATPase yields MSGHVKSGTNSGPRPSRQINVILRSHETYAVAASAPLTESESLSAVKPLPASDHFAEIQKELEPMVGMENVKTLIYEIYALLYISRMRSEAGLFGGSHVYHMIFKGNPGTGKTTIARIVAKLFQKMGVLSKGHLIEVERADLVGEYIGHTAQKTRDLVRKAMGGVLFVDEAYSLARGGEKDFGKEAIDTLVKCMEDRRNDFVLILAGYPAEIEHFLLTNPGLPSRFPIQIDFPDYSVDQLIQISELMSKDRDYHLAQQSIFKLRQHLMTEKQNDIFSFSNARYVRNILEKAIRHQAVRLLNHYASGVPPKQELLTIRPEDFKWEPKA; encoded by the coding sequence ATGAGCGGACATGTCAAATCGGGCACAAATAGCGGACCCAGGCCTTCAAGGCAAATTAACGTTATTCTCAGAAGCCATGAGACGTATGCAGTCGCAGCTTCTGCGCCCCTCACTGAAAGCGAGTCTTTGTCAGCGGTAAAGCCTTTGCCTGCGAGCGACCATTTTGCTGAAATTCAGAAAGAACTTGAGCCAATGGTCGGGATGGAAAATGTGAAAACGCTGATTTATGAAATTTATGCCCTTCTCTATATAAGCCGCATGAGGTCGGAAGCTGGTCTTTTTGGCGGCTCGCATGTGTATCATATGATTTTCAAAGGCAACCCCGGTACCGGCAAAACAACGATTGCGCGCATCGTCGCCAAGCTGTTTCAAAAAATGGGCGTGCTGTCGAAAGGCCATCTGATTGAGGTAGAGCGTGCTGATCTTGTAGGCGAATACATTGGCCATACGGCTCAGAAAACGCGCGATTTAGTACGCAAGGCCATGGGCGGCGTGTTGTTTGTCGATGAGGCTTACAGCCTTGCCAGAGGCGGGGAAAAGGATTTTGGCAAAGAAGCGATTGATACGCTTGTGAAGTGCATGGAAGACCGGCGCAATGATTTTGTACTGATTCTTGCCGGCTACCCAGCCGAGATCGAGCATTTTTTACTGACGAATCCCGGTCTGCCTTCGCGGTTCCCGATTCAGATTGACTTTCCTGACTATTCGGTGGACCAATTGATACAAATTTCCGAGCTGATGTCCAAGGATCGTGATTATCATTTGGCGCAGCAGTCCATATTTAAGTTAAGGCAGCATTTAATGACGGAGAAACAAAATGACATTTTTTCCTTCAGCAATGCAAGATACGTTAGAAATATTTTGGAAAAGGCGATTCGCCATCAGGCGGTGCGGCTGCTGAATCATTATGCAAGCGGTGTACCGCCAAAGCAAGAGCTGTTGACCATCAGGCCGGAGGACTTCAAATGGGAGCCGAAAGCTTGA
- the hflX gene encoding GTPase HflX produces MREKTHDTQTDIQDRAILVTLVTQQIKRGSSDPEHSLQELVKLAETAGVEVLTTLTQNREKPDTKWFIGKGKAEELRLVADEMGATTAIFDQELSGAQVRNLEEMLDVKIVDRTQLILDIFAQRAGTREGNIQVELAQLSYLLPRLSGHGKNLSRLGGGIGTRGPGESKLETDRRHIRGRISDLKAQLDEVVRHRHLYRERRKKSGIIQVALVGYTNAGKSTLLRQLTDADVYVQNQLFATLDPTSRTLELPNGREVILTDTVGFIQNLPHDLVAAFRATLEEVNEADLVLHVVDSSSPMRDEQMAVVDRILNDLGAAGKPTLTIYNKIDLCSPEEAYTLRSGGDSLIINAYKEADLKLLCDTIQEKLMGDTIVFALPASRGDLIALAYRTGEVIEQEVDGEEGELLRLTIQLSKQDYEVNGHRLHPYIV; encoded by the coding sequence ATGCGAGAAAAGACGCACGATACACAGACTGACATCCAGGACCGGGCTATATTGGTCACTTTGGTTACACAACAAATTAAACGCGGTTCCAGTGACCCGGAGCATTCACTTCAGGAACTGGTGAAGCTTGCTGAAACAGCAGGCGTTGAAGTGCTTACAACATTAACGCAAAACCGTGAAAAGCCTGATACAAAATGGTTTATCGGCAAAGGCAAGGCGGAGGAGCTTCGTCTGGTAGCCGATGAAATGGGTGCGACGACTGCTATTTTCGATCAAGAGCTTTCCGGGGCGCAGGTGCGCAATCTCGAAGAGATGCTGGATGTGAAAATTGTAGACCGGACGCAGCTTATTTTAGATATTTTCGCCCAGCGTGCGGGAACGCGCGAAGGGAATATCCAAGTTGAGCTGGCACAGCTCAGTTATTTGCTGCCGCGCCTGTCAGGACACGGCAAAAACTTGTCGCGTCTTGGCGGCGGCATCGGTACGCGCGGTCCCGGCGAGTCCAAGCTGGAGACAGATCGGCGCCATATTCGGGGGCGTATCTCTGATCTTAAAGCCCAGTTGGACGAAGTTGTTCGCCATCGGCATTTGTACCGCGAGCGCAGAAAAAAATCCGGCATCATTCAAGTGGCGCTAGTCGGCTATACGAATGCGGGTAAGTCGACGCTGCTGCGTCAGTTGACGGATGCCGACGTATATGTGCAGAATCAGCTGTTCGCCACACTAGATCCAACTTCACGCACGCTGGAGCTGCCTAACGGCCGCGAAGTGATTTTAACCGACACGGTTGGCTTTATTCAAAATCTGCCCCATGATCTCGTTGCCGCTTTCCGCGCGACGCTTGAGGAAGTGAACGAGGCGGATTTAGTGCTGCATGTGGTAGACAGCAGTTCGCCGATGCGCGATGAGCAAATGGCGGTTGTAGACCGCATTCTGAACGATCTTGGGGCTGCGGGCAAACCGACGCTGACGATTTATAATAAAATCGATCTTTGTTCGCCTGAGGAAGCCTACACGCTTCGTTCTGGTGGAGATTCTCTAATTATTAATGCGTACAAGGAAGCCGACTTGAAGCTGCTTTGCGATACGATTCAGGAAAAGCTGATGGGGGATACCATTGTTTTTGCGCTGCCAGCTTCCAGAGGCGATTTAATCGCGCTTGCTTATCGTACGGGGGAAGTAATTGAGCAAGAAGTGGATGGCGAAGAGGGGGAACTGCTTCGGCTGACGATTCAACTAAGCAAGCAGGATTATGAAGTGAATGGGCATCGCCTGCATCCTTATATCGTATAA
- a CDS encoding methionine gamma-lyase family protein, with product MKAVDRIAERNQWKVIQAFQKHRVSDYHFSGSTGYGYNDRGREVLDLVYADIFGAEAALVRPHFVSGTHTISCALFGVLRPGDELLYVTGKPYDTLHKVIGKPGDGKGSLQDFGIQYNEVALLDDGGLDWAGIEAAITAQTKVIGIQRSRGYSWRASFTVQQIGEITSRVKQIKPDVLVFVDNCYGEFTELLEPTQVGVDIMAGSLIKNPGGGLASTGGYIAGTAAAVEAAAYRLTAPGIGGEVGAMLGTLRSIYQGLFLAPHLVGQAVKGSVLASALFTQLGFDTQPHWDTPRTDLIQAVKFGSAEHLIAFVQGIQQAAAVDSHVTPEPWDMPGYEHPVIMAAGTFIQGGSLELSADAPIREPYIAYMQGGLTFAHAKFGILTALKRLVENGLIVIKPHTT from the coding sequence ATGAAGGCGGTTGACCGCATTGCAGAACGCAATCAGTGGAAGGTCATTCAGGCTTTTCAGAAGCATCGGGTCAGCGACTATCATTTTAGCGGCTCCACTGGCTATGGCTATAATGATCGTGGGCGTGAAGTGCTTGATTTGGTATATGCAGATATTTTCGGTGCGGAGGCGGCGCTCGTTCGCCCGCATTTTGTATCTGGGACACATACGATTAGCTGTGCCTTATTTGGGGTATTAAGACCAGGAGACGAGCTTTTATACGTTACAGGCAAGCCTTATGATACGCTGCATAAAGTCATTGGCAAGCCGGGCGATGGAAAAGGCTCCTTGCAGGATTTTGGCATCCAATACAATGAGGTGGCGCTGCTGGATGACGGCGGCCTTGACTGGGCAGGAATTGAAGCAGCCATTACAGCACAAACTAAAGTAATTGGCATCCAGCGCTCTCGCGGCTACAGCTGGCGTGCTTCTTTTACTGTGCAGCAAATTGGTGAAATAACGAGCCGTGTCAAGCAGATCAAGCCTGATGTGCTGGTGTTCGTGGACAATTGCTATGGTGAATTTACCGAGCTATTGGAGCCGACCCAGGTTGGCGTTGATATAATGGCAGGTTCATTGATCAAAAATCCTGGAGGCGGCCTTGCCTCGACCGGCGGTTATATTGCTGGAACAGCGGCGGCGGTTGAAGCGGCAGCTTATCGCTTGACCGCTCCAGGCATTGGTGGCGAAGTAGGCGCTATGCTTGGGACGCTGCGCTCGATTTACCAAGGGCTGTTTCTGGCCCCTCATTTAGTGGGACAAGCGGTTAAAGGCAGCGTGCTCGCTTCTGCATTATTCACGCAGCTTGGATTTGATACGCAGCCTCACTGGGATACGCCGCGTACGGATTTAATTCAAGCAGTCAAATTTGGCAGCGCAGAGCATCTGATTGCTTTTGTCCAGGGCATTCAGCAGGCAGCGGCAGTTGACTCCCATGTTACACCAGAGCCTTGGGACATGCCTGGTTATGAACATCCTGTCATAATGGCGGCAGGAACGTTTATTCAAGGCGGCAGCCTCGAGTTATCTGCAGATGCGCCTATTCGCGAGCCTTACATCGCTTACATGCAGGGAGGGCTTACGTTTGCCCACGCGAAATTCGGTATTTTGACGGCATTGAAGCGTCTCGTTGAAAATGGATTAATTGTAATTAAACCTCACACAACTTGA
- a CDS encoding MerR family transcriptional regulator — protein sequence MADEIRRNMALFPIGIVMKLTDLTARQIRYYEQHELIVPARTAGNQRLFSFNDVERLLEIKSLIEKGVNIAGIKQVMNPVSKESDDATIVSEQSEVTRKELSDAQLHRMLKQQLLEKRPGQASLIQGQLSRFLHKR from the coding sequence ATGGCTGACGAGATACGTAGAAATATGGCCTTATTTCCAATAGGCATTGTAATGAAGCTAACTGATTTAACCGCCCGCCAAATCCGCTATTACGAGCAGCATGAGCTGATCGTACCAGCGAGAACGGCTGGTAACCAACGGCTTTTTTCCTTTAACGATGTGGAACGGCTGTTGGAAATTAAATCGTTGATTGAGAAGGGTGTCAATATTGCCGGAATTAAGCAGGTTATGAATCCGGTTTCCAAAGAATCCGATGATGCGACTATCGTTAGCGAGCAGTCGGAGGTTACGCGCAAAGAACTGTCTGATGCCCAGCTTCACCGCATGCTCAAGCAGCAGCTATTGGAGAAACGGCCTGGTCAGGCCTCGCTTATACAGGGTCAGCTGTCGCGTTTCTTGCACAAGCGCTAG
- the glnA gene encoding type I glutamate--ammonia ligase has product MSYTKEDIKRIAEEQNVRFIRLQFTDLLGTIKNVEIPMSQLDKALDNKMMFDGSSIEGYVRIEESDMYLYPDLDTWVVFPWVAQDRVARLICDIYMPDGTPFAGDPRGILKRALKEAEEMGYTAMNVGPEPEFFLFKTDERGEPTMELNDQGGYFDLAPMDLGENCRREIVLTLEEMGFEIEASHHEVAPGQHEIDFKYADAIKAADQIQTFKLVVKTIAREHGLHATFMPKPLFGVNGSGMHCHQSLFQGSTNVFYDESDKLGLSATARYYMAGILEHARAMAAITNPTINSYKRLVPGYEAPCYVAWSASNRSPMIRIPASRGLSTRVEVRNPDPAANPYLALAVMLKAGLDGIKNKTALPAPTDRNIYIMTEEERIESGVPSLPVDLKEALDELLRSDVICSALGEHALAHFYELKEIEWDMYKTQVHQWERDQYLTLF; this is encoded by the coding sequence GTGAGCTATACTAAAGAGGATATCAAGAGAATTGCTGAGGAACAGAACGTAAGATTCATTCGCCTTCAATTTACAGATTTGCTAGGAACGATTAAAAACGTTGAGATTCCAATGAGCCAATTGGATAAAGCGCTTGATAATAAAATGATGTTTGACGGTTCTTCCATCGAAGGTTATGTGCGTATTGAAGAATCTGACATGTACCTTTACCCAGATTTAGATACATGGGTCGTATTCCCGTGGGTTGCACAAGATCGTGTAGCTCGTCTAATCTGTGATATTTATATGCCTGACGGCACACCGTTCGCAGGGGACCCGCGCGGTATTCTGAAACGTGCGCTGAAGGAAGCGGAAGAAATGGGTTATACGGCGATGAACGTCGGTCCTGAACCGGAATTTTTCCTTTTCAAAACCGATGAGCGTGGCGAGCCTACAATGGAACTGAATGACCAAGGCGGTTACTTTGACCTTGCACCTATGGACTTGGGCGAAAACTGTCGCCGCGAAATCGTGTTGACGCTGGAGGAGATGGGCTTTGAAATCGAAGCATCTCACCATGAGGTTGCTCCTGGACAGCATGAAATTGACTTTAAATACGCAGACGCGATTAAAGCGGCTGACCAAATTCAAACATTCAAGCTCGTTGTTAAAACGATCGCTAGAGAGCATGGCCTGCACGCTACATTTATGCCTAAGCCATTGTTCGGCGTTAACGGATCGGGTATGCACTGCCACCAATCGTTGTTCCAAGGCAGCACTAACGTATTTTATGACGAGAGCGACAAGCTGGGCCTTAGTGCAACCGCTCGTTATTATATGGCAGGTATTTTGGAGCATGCACGCGCAATGGCTGCGATCACGAACCCAACAATCAACTCGTACAAGCGTCTTGTGCCAGGTTATGAAGCACCTTGCTATGTGGCATGGTCCGCAAGCAACCGCTCGCCAATGATTCGTATTCCAGCATCAAGAGGACTGAGCACGCGCGTTGAAGTGCGTAACCCAGACCCTGCTGCTAATCCATATTTGGCACTTGCTGTTATGCTGAAAGCAGGCCTTGATGGAATCAAGAACAAAACGGCGCTGCCAGCTCCAACAGACCGCAACATCTACATTATGACTGAAGAAGAGCGCATCGAATCCGGCGTGCCTAGCTTGCCAGTTGATCTTAAAGAAGCTTTGGACGAGCTGCTCCGCAGCGATGTCATCTGCAGCGCGCTCGGCGAGCACGCTCTGGCTCACTTCTATGAGCTGAAAGAAATTGAGTGGGATATGTACAAAACGCAAGTCCACCAGTGGGAAAGAGATCAATATTTGACTTTGTTCTAG
- a CDS encoding SOS response-associated peptidase translates to MCGRFTITSNLEEVVEVFDVGKTNYEYMKRYNVAPTQTVPGIFYKDGQRIMEGFKWGLIPFWSKDTKIAYKTINARAEGIERKPAFRHLLKRNRLLIPSDGFYEWRQEEDGKQPFRFQLESKAVFAFAGLYDTWRNADGEEVQSCTIITTTPNQLVSKVHNRMPVILTGEAAADWIDQDIVATEDVLSFLKPYPAELMMKYPVSRDVGNVKNAHESLIDEIPLNSQ, encoded by the coding sequence ATGTGTGGTCGCTTTACAATTACGTCGAATTTAGAAGAAGTGGTTGAAGTATTTGATGTGGGGAAGACGAATTATGAATACATGAAGCGCTACAATGTAGCTCCAACACAAACGGTGCCAGGAATATTTTATAAAGATGGGCAGCGGATCATGGAAGGATTTAAGTGGGGTCTCATACCGTTTTGGAGCAAGGATACAAAGATTGCGTATAAGACCATAAATGCGCGGGCCGAGGGGATCGAGAGGAAACCGGCTTTCCGACACCTGTTGAAGCGAAACAGATTACTCATACCTAGTGACGGTTTTTATGAGTGGAGACAAGAGGAGGATGGGAAGCAGCCTTTTCGGTTTCAGTTGGAATCAAAAGCTGTCTTCGCTTTTGCTGGCCTCTATGACACATGGCGCAATGCAGATGGCGAAGAGGTACAAAGCTGCACGATTATTACTACAACACCTAATCAGCTGGTATCGAAAGTTCATAATCGTATGCCGGTCATATTAACAGGTGAGGCTGCTGCCGATTGGATTGATCAAGATATAGTAGCAACTGAAGATGTTCTAAGCTTCCTAAAGCCTTACCCAGCAGAGTTAATGATGAAATACCCCGTTTCGAGAGATGTAGGAAACGTTAAAAACGCTCATGAATCTTTAATTGATGAAATACCGCTAAATTCACAATGA
- a CDS encoding stalk domain-containing protein, whose translation MKSKNKWLLAGVATACVFSFSMGAQAAGSLEKIQANLNHGIKFILNGESWNPKDSNGAAVKPISYAGTTYVPLRSVAEATGAEIKWDNDTQSISISTGDQEATRQPFNTSNVSHVKTYTESGITNNVDELLFGETQYTSAFVVQGVNSANQGVTFKIKEGTKKIGISIGFKDPKGTNATYSIGTKTSTFATGSVNNGTVVTNTLDIPKGTTELILEFKGQPGANGKGYLLWDESWLEK comes from the coding sequence TTGAAATCAAAGAACAAATGGCTTTTAGCAGGTGTTGCAACAGCATGTGTATTTTCGTTCTCTATGGGAGCGCAGGCTGCTGGATCACTAGAAAAAATACAAGCCAACCTGAATCATGGTATTAAATTTATCTTGAACGGAGAATCCTGGAATCCAAAAGATTCTAATGGCGCTGCTGTTAAACCAATAAGTTATGCTGGAACAACATATGTACCTCTCCGTTCAGTTGCAGAAGCTACAGGCGCAGAGATTAAATGGGATAACGATACACAGTCTATATCCATATCAACGGGTGATCAAGAGGCTACTAGGCAGCCATTTAATACAAGCAATGTATCGCACGTAAAAACGTATACAGAAAGTGGAATCACGAATAATGTAGATGAGCTTTTATTCGGAGAAACTCAATATACAAGCGCATTTGTAGTTCAAGGTGTCAACTCAGCTAACCAAGGGGTTACTTTTAAAATTAAAGAAGGAACGAAAAAGATAGGTATTTCCATTGGCTTTAAAGACCCAAAAGGAACTAATGCTACTTATAGTATCGGAACTAAAACAAGTACATTTGCAACAGGATCTGTAAACAACGGCACTGTTGTCACTAATACTCTTGATATTCCAAAAGGAACTACAGAACTTATCCTTGAATTCAAGGGCCAACCTGGTGCAAATGGTAAAGGATATTTACTGTGGGATGAAAGCTGGCTTGAAAAGTAA